The window gctctatacagtcagcaaaaacaagacggagagctgactctggctcagatcatgaactccttattgccaaattcagacttaaattgaagaaagtagggaaaaccactagaccattcaggtatgacctaaatcaaatcccttatgactatacagtggaagtgacaaatagatttaagggactagatctgatagacagagtgcctggtgaactagggatggaggtttgtgacattgtacaggagacagggatcaagaccatccccatggaaaagaaatgcaaaaaggcaaaatggctgtctgaggaggccttacaaatagctgagaaaagaagagaagtgaaaagcaaaggaggaaaagaaagatactcccatttgaatgcagagttccaaagaatagcaaggagagataaggaagccttccttagtgatcaatgcaaagaaataggggaaaacaacagaatgggaaagactagagatctcttcaagaaaattagaaataccaaaggGACCATATCATGCAaggatgggttcgataaaggacagaaatggtatggacctaacagaaacagaagatattaagaagaggtggcaagaatacacagaagaactgtacaaaaaagatcttcacaacccagataatcacaatggtgtgctcactcacccagagccagacatcctggaaggtgaagtcaagtgggccttagaaaccatcactacaaacaaagctattggaggtgatggaattccagttgagctatttcaaatcctgaaagatgatgctgtgaaagtgctgtactcaatatgccagaaaatttggaaaactcagcagtggccacaggactggaaaaggtccgttttcattccaatcccaaagaaaggcaattcccaaagaatgctcaaactgcctcctgtacaatgtcataaacctccgtctgtagttcttcaggcactctgtctatcagatctaatcccttgaatctatttgtcacttccaccgtataaacgtaagggatttgatttaggtcatacctgaatggtctagtggttttccctactttcttcaatttaagtctgaatttggcaataaggagttcatgatctgagccagagtcagctctccgtcttgtttttgctgactgtatagagcttctccatctttgtctgcaaagaatataatcaatctgatttcggtattgaccatctagtgatatccaagtgtagagtcttctcttgtgttgttgaaagagggtgtttgctatgaccagtgttttctcttggcaaaactgttagcctttgaccagctttgttttgtactccaaggccaaatttgcctgttactccaggtagctcttgacttcctacttttgcattccagtcccctataatgaagaggacatcttttgggggtgttagttctaaaaggtcgtgtaggtcttcatagaactgttcatgttcagcttcttcagcatttctgtttgggacacagacttggattactgtgatattgaatggtttgccttggaaacaaacagagatcattctgtcttttttgagattgcatccaaatactgcattttggactcttgttgactctgacatctgcttcatttcttctaagggattcttacccacagtagtagatataacggtcatctgagttaaattcatactagtaaagtaatactcaaaattctccaagccaggcttcaacaattcatgaaccatgaacttccagatgttcaagatgttccagatggatttagaaaagacagaggaaccagagatcaaattaccaacatcttctggatcatcgaaaaagcaagagagttccagaaaaacatctacttttgctttattgactactccaaagcctttgactgtgcggatcacaacaaactgtgggaaattcttcaagagatgggaataccagaccaccttgcctgcctcttgagaaatatgtatgcacgtcaagaagcaacagttagaaccagacatggaacaacagactggttccaaatcgagaaaggagtccgtcaagggtATATatagtcatcctgcttatttaacttatatgcagactacatcatgcaaaatgccgagctggatgaagcacaagctggaatcaagattgctgggagaaatatcaataacctcagataggcagatgcagagaaggcaatgcaacccactccagtactctcgcatgggaaagcccatggacggaagggcctggtaggctgcagtccatggggtcgcaaagagttggacacgactgagcgacttcactttcatttttcactttcatgcattggagaaggaaatggcaacccgctccagtgttcttgcctagagaatcccagagacagtggagcctggtgggctacctagatagggtcacacagagtcagacacaactgaagcaacttagcagcagcagcagataggcagatgacaccacacttatggcagaaagtgaagaagaactaaagagtctcttgatgaaagtgaaagagaagagtgaaaaagttgacttaaaactcaacattcagaaaactaagatcatggcatctggtcccatcactgcatggcaaatagatggggaaacaatggaaacagtgacagactattttgcaGGAGGGGGGgggcgggctccaaaatcactgcagatggtgactgcagccatgaaattaaaagacacttacaaaaaaaaaagacgcttgctccttggaagaaaagttttgaccaacctagacagcatattaaaaagcagagacatttctttgccaacaaagatccatctagtcaaagctatggtttttctagtagtcatgtatggatgtgagagttggactataaagaaatttaagcactgaagagctgatgcttttgaacaatggtattggaaaagactcttaagagtcccttggactgtaaggagatctaaccagtccatcctaaaggaaatcagtactgaatattcattggaaggactgatgctgaagctgaaactccaatactttggccacctgctgcgaagaaccaactcattgaaaaagaccctgatgctgggaaagattgaaggcagatggagaagaggacgacagaggatgagatagttggatggtatcaccaactcgatggacatgagtttgagtaagctccgggggttggtgatggacagggaagcctggcgagttgcagtccatggggttgggggGACTCGGAcgcaaccgagcaactgaactgaactgactctctaGTTGTAATGCACaggttctcattgcagtggcttctcttgatgcagagcatggattctaggatgtacaggcttcagtagttgtggcacatgggctcagtagttgcagctctcaggctctagagtgaAGGCTCAATAATTTGTGGTACGCAGGCTTAGTcgctctgtggtatgtgggatcttcccgtaccagggatttaacccatgtctcctgcattggcaggtggattcttagtcactgtgccaccagggaaattcaagGATAGATTTTAAAGTTTGGTTTTTTATATCAAAGtggatatatagtttttatttatttataaacatctTTATTAAATGATCTTTAAATCCATTAGAGAATAGCTGTTACTAATATGTCCAGTCCCTGAAGGGACATTCTTATTATAAAAGTAAGTGCACAGAACACTCATATAAGCATCCTTGATACATATGAGGTTTTGTGAGTTTTTTGTTAAAATGttatttgacatataacatttgTAAATTAAAGGTTTACAatatgttgatttgatacatttatatattataatatgatTGTCATTGTATTGATACTCTGCACCTCTTTCATGTCAcgtaattatcatttatttttagtggttGAAATAATTAAGATATAGTCTCTTAGCAAGTTTgatgattataataaaatattgttaCATAGTTTTAATACTAATAGATACTACTATGTTACTTCCCCAAAAGTTTGTACCAAGTCATGTTCCTAATTCATTGTgttgaatataatatatattataatatataagcCAGTTATACATAAtacaatgtgtatatgtgtaaatgCATGCCCATTTCACACTTTCACCTACCCACTGCTGGTGTTTAACACTTCTGGGATTTGTTTCTGCACAGGAGGGTTTCCCTCCAAACCCCTCTCTATTACCCACCCCCTTGGATGAAAGGGGACTGGAAACTCAAACACAGAGAACCATTCATAGTCAGTGCCCTTGAGAGTTTTATTAAAGCAGCAGGTTTAGGGGCAAAGGGGCTCAGCAGATCCCTGGGGCATAACTGCCCACAACTCACTCTGACTTTCTCTCCACCCTAGGGATTGAGGGACCAAGCCCCAGGAAAGAATTTAGCTTcagctttctctccctctgcagcCAGGACAAAGCAATTAAATAGGGCAAGAACCAAAAGTCCCAAAGGGTGCTGACAAGTCCACCTGCCCTCTGCCTTCACCATCACTCTAACACAAATCCACAGGACTGACAGTGAGAAAGCAGGCGTTGGGGCTAGGACTCAGGGAACAGTGGGGGCCCAGACGCTGCAGGAATCCACACCAGCTGGGATTGAGCAGGACATCACAGAGGGAATGAGATGGGGTGAAGCAGAGCAGCGAACAGCCTTGATAGGAGACTACAGAGGCTATTCATCCAAATGAACTGGATGCTTGCCCGCACAGACTATTCTCACATCCCTCTGGAAGGTGACACTTTTATAGTAACAGTGTGGGGGCACAGCCACTGGGTGGAGAGTACACTGAATGACTTTGAAGATGATGAGGTGGCAGTTGTAAAGCTCAGACATCTTCATACATGTCACAGCTGGACCCTCGCAAAGGCCACGAGTGGTGAGTGATACACTGTGGACAAAGGTCTTGTTCTTCTCACAGTTCTTGTCAGTGGCCAGCCCTCGAACCTTCATCATCATGTCACAGTAATATTTCTGCTTGGCAGAGATCTTTGTTCTGGGCCTGTCAGTTTGGTGATGGAGGAGGTCTTGGGCCTCAGAGAAGGCCGGCTGGTTCATTAGGAGGAACAAGAGGAGAGTCCATGTCAGAAGCATGTTTTCTGttagaaaaatggagaaagaaagcaaaaaggagaaaTCTGTCTCTTAGCTCAGAACACCAGATCTTTATGTGCTTGAagtccaccccccacctcccaggattACAAGTGCTCTCTACTTGTCTCCAATAACGCTGCTTTCTTGCACTCATTCCAGAAAACCTCTGTAGTCTTTCTTCCTTCCAACATCcatcttccctttcttctttccaagTCTTCCTTCATTTCCTCTCATCCCACAGCCACAGCCCAGTATAGTCTTAATCATCTTCCTTAAGACTATACTCATCAAAGAAACTGGGCTAGAGGGATCCATCACTCAGAGAGGTGGGCGCCTTTCACCCCGTAATGGTCTTACATAAGAGagcaaaactgaagctcaggtGATCCTTGATCTTGACACAAGCAGTAACACTAACTTAAAAAGTTCTTTACAATGATACTCTTCAACTTTTTATGTGCATCggttcttggccttttggctaagatcaagtgtaaattTTTTAAGTGCATTtatctggggatcttgttaaaatacagGTTCTGACTCAGTAGATTTGGGATGGAACCTgagattttcatttctaaatggcTGCCAGATGATTTTTATCCGTGGGTCACCCTTTAAATAACAAGGCTTTAGAGTTTAGGATTTACAAAAAACTCTCATATATATTGGTCATCACCCTCTCTGCAAGGTAAGATAAGTACTATGGTGACTCATTTTTAGTAACTGACTTTCAGAAGAGTTGAGTGAATTGCCCAAAGTCATACAACATCATGGAGCTGAACACAAATCTTAGAACCTCTAGGGCCTAGGAAAATTCTCTGTTCTGCTCTAATTTACATTAATCCAGTAGACCACTGCATTACCTATAAATACAAAGCACTTCCATTGAAAACCTACTTCATACCTGAATAAGAGAAAAGCTTCAACAACCACCCCTTGCTCTCATGTTTTTTCTGCCTACTTATAAGAACTTCACTTGGCCCCTTACACATTCCTATTTTCCCACTCCTCTGTCTAGGACCAAAGAAGAGTCACCACAACTACCTCAACCTCTTCAGTGAGACACCTCACATACCCAGTCTCAATCCTGTGTGCGCTCCTTCACTTGGTCCCAGGTTGACACTCCTAGAGAGTTAGATACTGGAGATTCCTTGGTTGGAAAAGTTTCTGAGCCTCTCTCCTCTTGGCTTCTGTTATTAGAGCACACAGCTGTAGGGGCTGGAGGCTGCAAGGGGTGAGGTTGAGTAACCTGGGTACTGACCCATCACTTTCTGACATTGCAAGATGCTGCAAATTTCTGGCCTGATACCCAAATCATACCTCATTCTACGCTCCATTTAATGAGTCCAAACATTGGGAGCAGGGTTTCTCTGGGATTAGATGACCTCACACAGCCTGAAGTgtgaagagaagcaaaggcaagGAGCCTGGCCTCTTGGCCTTCGTCTCCACTCTCTGGTCCTATCTTTGCCACAAGTTATATAGCGAATGGGTCCTTGTTCCCTCTGTGGAGAAGCTAAGCAGCTCTTAAAGGCAAGAAACTACAACAACAGCAGAAGCTCCTCAGCCAATCTGGACCCAGCACAAGCAACAAGCCAGCCTCCATCACCTCTCTCTCCCGCAAACCCTAAACCCCCTAAGTAGCCTTGAGACTCTCAGACTAGAGAATCTAGCAATCAAAAGTTCTCAGGATAATAATATTTACAGTTTTCCATAGAGGAAAAGGCAATAAGAAAAGAAGTAAGGAGGAGCTGACAAACTGTTGAAGAGAACGGGCAGGGCCTAATTTCTGACGGAAGAAACAGGAAGCTGCTGACATTGACAACCACTCTCTTTAACACCCTCTTAGCTACTATGACTTAAGATCCAGACATCCAAAGACCTCTCTTCTCTCCACCACAGCTAGGGCTTTGTTCTCCAAATGTTTGCCCTGGAACCACACTAAAACAGCTCTCCAATGCCTTGGCAGCCTGATCTTTGCCTGACCTCTGCAGCCTTTGTCAACCtcctgggttcagttcagttcagttcagtcgctcagtcgtgtccgactctttgtgaccccatgaatcgcagcacgccaggcctccctgtccatcaccaactcccggagtttactcaaactcatgtccatcgagtcaggtcACTGTATCTGTTTCTCTGCCTGTTGATTCTTTCCGCCTGACCACTCAGTCCTTCTAGGCCTCCCTCTGTGCTCCAGAACTTTTTGTGTGATTCAGGCCTCACCTGACCTTCTACATGCTAATGCACAGGAACCATTATTCCCAGACCACAGGATATAGGACACTGAAGTAAAGAGATATTTACCTAGCAATGAAAAAGTATGTGGGTAGTAGAGTAGAATGAATATTTGAAATATGTAGAACTGTATCATATAATTAGAATGCCTATTCTAGGTatgtcatataagtggaatcttaCAATATTTGTTCTAAgtgcttttcattttaaagaatgtcTTTAAGGTCCATCTGTGTTCTAGCATGTACCAGAATATCATgcctttttaaagactgaataatattccattgtatggctataccacattttctgtatccattcatcatttGATAATTATTtggtgtttgtaaattttggctatcatgaataatgcagctatgaacattcatgtacaaatttTTGTGAAAACATGGCTTTTAATCTAAGacttgagaaagtgaaagaattaGGCAAGAAGAGCACAGTTAATGAAAGTGATGGTCAGGAATATAAGAAAAGATAGGACAAATAGCGTGAGGCCAGGTCATTTAGATCTTTGTAAGGACCATGGATTTCATTCTAATCAtaatgccaaagccattgactgaaTCAGAGCTTTACACCGACATGATCTAACTTGTGTTTTAATACTGTCGCTGTTGCTGCTACATAGTGAATGGATTGTAGAGGGCAAAACACAGTAACCAGTTAAGGggtgatcagtcagttcagtcactcagtcgtgtccgactttttgcaaccccatggactgcaacacaccaagattccctgtctatcactaactcctggagcttactcaaactcatgtccattgagttggtgatgccatccaaccatctcatcctctgtcgtccccttctcctcctgccttcaatctctcccagcatcagggtcttttccaattagtcagttcttggcatcaggtggtcaaagtattggagtttcagctttagaatcagtacttccaatgaatattcagaactgattttctttacgatggactggttggatctccttgctgacctaggggctctcaagagtcttctccaacaccacagtacaaaagcatcaattcttcggcactcagtttttttatagtccaactctcacatccatacatgactactgggagaaccatagctttgactagacagacctttgttagcaaagtaatgtctctgctttttaatatgttgtctaggttggtcatagcttttcttccaaggagcaaatatcttttaatttcatggctgcagtcaccatctgcagtgattttggagcccagaaaaatagtctgtcactgtttccattgtttccccatctatttgccatgtaagtgatgggaccaaatgccatgatcttagttttctgaatgttgagttttaagccaacttttttcactctcctctttcactttcatcaagaggctccttagttctttgcCTTcggccataagtgtggtgtcatctgtatatctgaggttattgatatttctcccggaaatcttgattctagcttgtgcttcatccagtctggcatttctcatgatgtactctgcatatgagttaaataagtagggtgacaatatacagccttgatgtactcctttcccgatttggaaccagtctgttgttccatgtccgattctaactgttgcttcttgacctgcataaggGATGATAATAACCTGGATTAAGTACATAGCAGTAAATTTTGAAGATATATTTGTCTCCTTCACTAAGTTTAagttttgaagaaaaacaaacaacaatgaa of the Muntiacus reevesi chromosome 7, mMunRee1.1, whole genome shotgun sequence genome contains:
- the LOC136172565 gene encoding ribonuclease homolog, with amino-acid sequence MNQPAFSEAQDLLHHQTDRPRTKISAKQKYYCDMMMKVRGLATDKNCEKNKTFVHSVSLTTRGLCEGPAVTCMKMSELYNCHLIIFKVIQCTLHPVAVPPHCYYKSVTFQRDVRIVCAGKHPVHLDE